A part of Propioniciclava coleopterorum genomic DNA contains:
- a CDS encoding polyphosphate polymerase domain-containing protein: MTLAPERVGRRLVPAPAPAHRADRILLQDLAAHRDAIGLDEVNAVAELQTRVDQKYLVSLGVLSRLLDGLGPDLRVLEIGDIRVFDYLSVYFDTPDLRFFRDHHQGRRIRYKVRTRSYLDTDLTVLEVKAKGARGETVKHRVPWAAEAMDRLAPQGSQDGLGFIDAHLNGDPPAETLRPSLVSRYRRATFVDPVGGVRLTCDIDLSFDGSIAGALVGRGGVLVETKSATGRSTADQLLHRLGQRPGSISKYCAGIAITAGRRAPRWHRVLRKLDPLLSGPWPA, translated from the coding sequence GTGACGCTGGCCCCCGAGCGCGTCGGGCGGCGGCTCGTGCCTGCGCCCGCGCCCGCGCACCGGGCCGATCGCATCCTGCTGCAGGACCTCGCCGCGCATCGGGACGCCATCGGGCTCGACGAGGTCAACGCCGTCGCCGAACTCCAGACCCGCGTCGACCAGAAGTACCTGGTCTCGCTCGGCGTCCTCAGCCGCCTGCTGGACGGCCTGGGGCCCGACCTGCGCGTCCTCGAGATCGGCGACATCCGCGTCTTCGACTACCTGTCGGTCTACTTCGACACCCCTGATCTCCGGTTCTTCCGCGATCACCATCAGGGGCGGCGGATCAGGTACAAGGTGCGCACCCGCAGCTACCTCGACACCGACCTGACGGTCCTGGAGGTCAAGGCCAAGGGCGCGCGCGGCGAGACGGTCAAGCACCGGGTGCCGTGGGCGGCGGAGGCGATGGATCGCCTGGCGCCGCAGGGCTCTCAGGACGGGCTGGGGTTCATCGACGCGCACCTCAACGGCGACCCGCCGGCCGAGACGCTGCGCCCCAGCCTAGTGAGCCGCTACCGCCGGGCGACGTTCGTGGATCCGGTGGGCGGCGTCCGGCTGACGTGCGACATCGACCTGTCCTTCGACGGCTCGATCGCGGGCGCGCTGGTCGGACGCGGCGGCGTCCTGGTGGAGACGAAGTCGGCAACCGGACGCAGCACCGCCGACCAACTCCTGCACCGCCTCGGCCAGCGACCGGGCTCGATCAGCAAGTACTGCGCCGGGATCGCGATCACCGCGGGCCGCCGGGCGCCCCGCTGGCACCGCGTCCTGCGCAAGCTGGATCCCCTGCTCAGCGGCCCTTGGCCTGCTTGA
- a CDS encoding DUF4956 domain-containing protein, which yields MLSFASLVAVGTDLVAATILAVALYYPRHHRRDLMFAFLTLNVGVMAVTLALGTTEASVGLGLGLFGVLSIIRLRSDAISQGEIAYYFSALALGLLGGLAPFAWWVTPTLSALILLVVTIADHPKVARRITSITLTLDEAILDPDLLERTVSIRLGAPVRRISVHEVDLVRDLTVLDVWYAPIRHVGPRYAAIPSPALPHRAPETPQSPITAPLRSRADAYTS from the coding sequence ATGCTTTCGTTCGCCAGCCTGGTGGCCGTCGGGACCGATCTCGTCGCGGCCACGATCCTCGCCGTCGCCCTGTACTACCCCCGTCACCATCGACGCGATCTGATGTTCGCCTTCCTGACGCTGAACGTCGGGGTCATGGCGGTCACGCTCGCTCTGGGAACGACCGAGGCGAGCGTCGGCCTGGGGCTGGGCCTGTTCGGCGTGCTGTCGATCATCCGCCTGCGGTCCGACGCGATCAGCCAGGGCGAGATCGCCTACTACTTCTCGGCGCTGGCGCTCGGCCTGCTGGGCGGCCTCGCGCCGTTCGCGTGGTGGGTCACCCCGACGCTGTCCGCGCTGATCCTGCTCGTCGTGACGATCGCCGACCACCCCAAGGTCGCCCGCCGGATCACGTCGATCACGCTGACGCTGGACGAGGCCATCCTCGACCCGGACCTCCTCGAGCGGACCGTGTCGATCCGGCTCGGCGCGCCCGTGCGCCGCATCAGCGTGCACGAGGTGGACCTCGTCCGCGACCTGACCGTCCTCGACGTCTGGTACGCCCCGATCCGGCACGTCGGCCCGCGGTACGCCGCCATCCCCAGCCCCGCTCTTCCGCACCGCGCCCCCGAGACGCCGCAGTCCCCCATCACCGCGCCGCTGCGTTCGCGCGCTGACGCCTACACCTCGTGA
- a CDS encoding flotillin family protein, with translation MPLSPMTIAIIGLVVLVVLVGLLVASRYKVAKPNEAFILTGRKGKEVRNPETGLVSTDLSGQKVVMGGGIFVVPFIQRLHVLDLSSRRIMVTIRNAVSGQGIKLNVDGVAIVKVGGNEDSIRAAAQRFLSQQDEIETFTQETLAGSLRSIVGSLTVEQIIRDRAAFAQRVTDESESSLTGQGLVLDTFQIQDITDDGTYLSDLGRPESAKVGRLAAVAEAEARREAEQAQIAAEQEIAISQRALVLKQAEIQSETDAARAQAAASGPLAQADRDQAILMEQEKVAVAQAALKERQLDTEVRRPADAERYRVETAAEAQRNAAIFEAEAHKAASIANAEADAEKARLTGVGEKSRRSALAEAEAIEGAKRGESEKARRIAEAEAVRAEGEAKAAATLAVGQAEAEAMDKRAAAFKNYNDAAVLQMLVEVLPSMAEKVASPLGSIDKLTVISSDGASQLPRQVTDTLTQTMQLVSDATGFDLRALLDRAAAGKQSSTEATPTRVVQGDVE, from the coding sequence ATGCCCCTGTCCCCCATGACCATCGCCATCATCGGCCTGGTGGTCCTCGTCGTGCTGGTCGGCCTCCTGGTCGCCAGCCGCTACAAGGTCGCCAAACCCAACGAGGCGTTCATCCTGACCGGACGCAAGGGCAAGGAGGTGCGCAACCCCGAGACCGGCCTGGTCTCCACCGACCTGTCCGGGCAGAAGGTCGTGATGGGCGGCGGCATCTTCGTGGTGCCGTTCATCCAGCGCCTCCACGTGCTGGACCTCAGCTCGCGCCGCATCATGGTGACCATCCGCAACGCCGTGTCCGGCCAGGGCATCAAGCTGAACGTGGACGGCGTCGCCATCGTCAAGGTCGGCGGCAACGAGGACTCGATCCGCGCCGCCGCGCAGCGCTTCCTGTCCCAGCAGGACGAGATCGAGACCTTCACCCAGGAGACGCTGGCCGGCTCGCTGCGCTCCATCGTCGGCTCGCTGACCGTCGAGCAGATCATCCGCGACCGCGCGGCCTTCGCCCAGCGCGTCACCGACGAGTCCGAGTCCTCCCTGACGGGCCAGGGCCTGGTGCTGGACACGTTCCAGATCCAGGACATCACCGACGACGGCACCTACCTCTCCGACCTGGGACGCCCCGAGTCGGCCAAGGTCGGACGCCTCGCCGCGGTCGCCGAGGCCGAGGCCCGGCGGGAGGCCGAGCAGGCCCAGATCGCCGCCGAGCAGGAGATCGCCATCTCGCAGCGGGCGCTCGTGCTGAAGCAGGCCGAGATCCAGTCCGAGACGGACGCCGCCCGCGCGCAGGCCGCCGCGTCCGGCCCGCTGGCCCAGGCCGACCGCGACCAGGCGATCCTGATGGAGCAGGAGAAGGTCGCCGTCGCGCAGGCCGCCCTGAAGGAGCGTCAGCTCGACACCGAGGTCCGCCGCCCCGCGGACGCCGAGCGCTACCGCGTGGAGACCGCCGCCGAGGCGCAGCGCAACGCGGCCATCTTCGAGGCCGAGGCCCACAAGGCCGCCTCCATCGCGAACGCCGAGGCCGACGCCGAGAAGGCCCGCCTGACCGGTGTGGGCGAGAAGTCCCGCCGTTCGGCGCTGGCCGAGGCCGAGGCGATCGAGGGCGCCAAGCGCGGTGAGTCGGAGAAGGCCCGCCGTATCGCCGAGGCCGAGGCCGTCCGGGCCGAGGGCGAGGCGAAGGCCGCCGCGACGCTGGCGGTCGGCCAGGCCGAGGCCGAGGCCATGGACAAGCGCGCCGCCGCGTTCAAGAACTACAACGACGCGGCCGTCCTGCAGATGCTGGTCGAGGTGCTGCCGTCGATGGCCGAGAAGGTCGCGTCGCCGCTGGGCAGCATCGACAAGCTGACGGTGATCTCCTCCGACGGCGCAAGCCAGCTCCCGCGCCAGGTGACCGACACGCTGACGCAGACCATGCAGCTGGTCTCCGACGCCACCGGTTTCGACCTGCGCGCCCTGCTGGATCGCGCCGCGGCGGGCAAGCAGTCCTCGACCGAGGCGACGCCGACCCGCGTCGTGCAGGGCGACGTCGAGTAA
- a CDS encoding DNA glycosylase AlkZ-like family protein translates to MRELWEIRFALQRLTGTPAPDPVSAVRESLAVQSQDVPLAHDSLAQRTRATAAEATAALHAGRVVRTHVLRPTWHHVAAEDVRWLLALTSPKVLSGMAARHRRLGLAEPADRTPRLDFLLAQVAEGPRTRAELGAAFVGAGVLDRSHPEFWAQVSHVCLIAELEGLVCSGPVDPAGLNGHTYVLADSVLPPAAPRPRAEAVTELVGRFFASHGPVAVADLQRWTRLTRTEIAAAIGELGDGVTRVVVDDVELLAGTRALDERRPSARSSGPTGETGAAGAWLLSTFDEAVLTHSVLPLPGAADSVAKYGESGGGPAIWDLRRVGAWKRTERPGRFRVELRPDRPLPRGAEPAFRAAADALARRAGHDAAEFAVAA, encoded by the coding sequence GTGCGCGAGCTGTGGGAGATCCGGTTCGCGCTGCAGCGCCTCACCGGGACGCCGGCGCCGGACCCCGTGAGCGCGGTCCGGGAGTCGCTGGCCGTGCAGTCCCAGGACGTGCCGCTGGCCCACGACTCGCTCGCGCAGCGCACCCGGGCCACCGCCGCCGAGGCGACCGCCGCGCTGCACGCCGGCCGCGTCGTGCGCACCCACGTGCTGCGCCCGACCTGGCACCACGTCGCCGCCGAGGACGTCCGCTGGCTGCTCGCGCTCACCTCCCCGAAGGTGCTGTCGGGGATGGCGGCGCGGCACCGGAGGCTCGGGCTGGCCGAGCCCGCCGATCGGACGCCGCGGCTGGACTTCCTGCTCGCCCAGGTCGCCGAGGGGCCGCGGACCCGGGCGGAGCTGGGCGCGGCGTTCGTCGGCGCCGGCGTCCTGGACCGGTCGCACCCGGAGTTCTGGGCGCAGGTGTCGCACGTGTGCCTGATCGCCGAGTTGGAGGGCCTCGTCTGTTCGGGGCCGGTGGACCCCGCGGGCCTCAACGGCCACACCTACGTCCTCGCCGACAGCGTCCTCCCGCCCGCCGCGCCGCGGCCCCGCGCGGAGGCGGTCACCGAGCTGGTCGGGCGGTTCTTCGCCTCGCACGGGCCGGTCGCGGTCGCCGACCTGCAGCGCTGGACCCGCCTGACCCGGACCGAGATCGCGGCCGCGATCGGCGAGCTCGGCGACGGCGTCACCCGCGTGGTCGTGGACGACGTCGAGCTGTTGGCCGGCACCCGCGCCCTCGACGAGCGGCGTCCGTCCGCGCGCTCGAGCGGGCCGACCGGGGAGACCGGCGCCGCGGGGGCGTGGCTGCTGTCCACCTTCGACGAGGCCGTCCTGACCCATTCGGTGCTGCCGCTGCCCGGCGCCGCGGACTCGGTCGCCAAGTACGGCGAGTCCGGCGGCGGCCCTGCGATCTGGGACCTGCGGCGGGTCGGGGCGTGGAAGCGCACCGAGCGGCCCGGGCGGTTCCGCGTCGAGCTGCGGCCCGACCGTCCGCTGCCCCGCGGCGCCGAGCCGGCGTTCCGCGCCGCTGCCGACGCCCTCGCCCGGCGCGCCGGCCACGACGCCGCCGAGTTCGCGGTGGCCGCCTGA
- a CDS encoding HAD-IA family hydrolase: protein MSQTFTTRALLFDMDSTLVDSTAVVERVWTQWAAEHDLAAADVLAVIHGRQGHLSMAELLPHRSQEENLADNAVMLARELDELDGVVEIPGAATLLASLGDASHALVTSATLELATARMRAAGLAMPTAVVTAESVTRSKPHPEGFLRAAELLGVGPTDCVVFEDSAFGIEAGLAAGMRVVGVGPTAARHNPTWAVDDLTGTRVVPVPDGLRVTLG from the coding sequence GTGAGCCAGACCTTCACCACCCGCGCCCTGCTGTTCGACATGGACTCGACCCTGGTGGACTCCACCGCCGTCGTGGAACGCGTCTGGACGCAATGGGCCGCCGAGCACGACCTGGCCGCGGCTGACGTCCTCGCGGTCATCCACGGGCGTCAGGGGCACCTCAGCATGGCCGAACTGCTGCCCCACCGCTCGCAGGAGGAGAACCTCGCCGACAACGCGGTGATGCTCGCCCGCGAGCTCGACGAACTCGACGGGGTGGTCGAGATCCCCGGCGCCGCCACACTGCTGGCGTCGCTGGGGGACGCGTCGCACGCGCTGGTCACGTCGGCGACCCTCGAGTTGGCCACCGCCCGGATGCGGGCGGCGGGGCTCGCGATGCCGACCGCGGTGGTGACCGCCGAGTCGGTGACGCGGAGCAAGCCGCACCCGGAGGGCTTCCTGCGCGCCGCCGAACTCCTGGGCGTCGGGCCGACCGACTGCGTGGTCTTCGAGGACTCCGCGTTCGGGATCGAGGCCGGGCTGGCCGCCGGGATGCGCGTCGTGGGCGTCGGCCCGACCGCCGCCCGCCACAACCCGACCTGGGCGGTCGACGACCTCACCGGCACGCGCGTCGTGCCGGTGCCCGACGGGCTGCGCGTCACCCTGGGCTGA
- the hemL gene encoding glutamate-1-semialdehyde 2,1-aminomutase: protein MPGHLSMEEVYRHACEVIPGGVNSPVRAFGSVGGTPVFLASASGPHVVDIEGREYVDLVCSWGPALLGHAHPEVVAAVQDAATRGLSFGAPTTAEVQLAELIRGRVPAAEKVRFVSTGTEATMTALRIARGATGRDVIVKFAGCYHGHSDALLAEAGSGVATAGLPGSAGVTKASAGDTIVLPYNDVAALEAVFAERGSEIACVISEAAPANMGIVTPLPGFNEAIRRITAAHGALMILDEVLTGFRVGPSGWWGLEAGVQNPTYTPDLFAFGKVVGGGMPLAGLGGPAALMDLLAPVGPVYQAGTLSGNPLATAAGIATLTLADAAAYAQVDAASLTVQRALADALDAVGVPHRIQTAGNLFSVFFGEDAAARGVATYSDAKAADTFRYPPFFHAMLDAGVALPPSVFEAWFLSAAHDDAALNRIAEALPSAARAAASATR, encoded by the coding sequence ATGCCCGGGCACCTGTCGATGGAAGAGGTCTACCGCCACGCCTGCGAGGTGATCCCCGGCGGGGTGAACTCCCCGGTCCGGGCGTTCGGCTCGGTCGGCGGGACGCCGGTGTTCCTGGCGTCGGCGTCCGGCCCGCACGTGGTGGACATCGAGGGCCGCGAGTACGTCGACCTGGTGTGCTCGTGGGGCCCGGCGCTGCTCGGGCACGCGCACCCCGAGGTGGTCGCCGCCGTGCAGGACGCCGCGACCCGCGGCCTGAGCTTCGGCGCCCCCACCACCGCCGAGGTGCAGTTGGCCGAACTGATCCGCGGGCGCGTCCCCGCTGCCGAGAAGGTGCGGTTCGTCTCGACGGGCACCGAGGCCACCATGACCGCGCTGCGGATCGCCCGCGGCGCCACCGGGCGCGACGTCATCGTGAAGTTCGCCGGCTGCTACCACGGCCACTCCGACGCGCTGCTCGCCGAGGCGGGTTCGGGCGTCGCGACCGCCGGGCTGCCCGGGTCGGCGGGCGTCACGAAGGCGTCCGCCGGGGACACGATCGTCCTGCCGTACAACGACGTCGCGGCGCTGGAGGCGGTCTTCGCCGAGCGCGGCTCCGAGATCGCGTGCGTGATCTCCGAGGCCGCCCCGGCGAACATGGGCATCGTCACGCCGCTGCCGGGCTTCAACGAGGCGATCCGCCGGATCACCGCCGCGCACGGCGCCCTGATGATCCTGGACGAGGTGCTGACCGGCTTCCGCGTCGGCCCGTCCGGCTGGTGGGGGCTGGAGGCCGGCGTCCAGAACCCGACCTACACCCCCGACCTGTTCGCGTTCGGCAAGGTCGTCGGCGGCGGCATGCCGCTGGCAGGCCTGGGCGGCCCCGCCGCGCTGATGGACCTGCTCGCCCCGGTCGGACCCGTCTACCAGGCGGGCACCCTGTCGGGGAACCCGCTGGCGACCGCCGCCGGCATCGCCACGCTCACCCTCGCGGACGCCGCGGCCTACGCCCAGGTGGACGCCGCCTCGCTGACGGTGCAGCGGGCGCTCGCCGACGCGCTGGACGCGGTGGGTGTGCCGCACCGGATCCAGACCGCCGGCAACCTGTTCAGCGTGTTCTTCGGCGAGGACGCCGCGGCCCGCGGCGTGGCGACCTACTCCGACGCCAAGGCCGCCGACACGTTCCGGTACCCGCCGTTCTTCCACGCGATGCTGGACGCCGGCGTGGCGCTCCCGCCGAGCGTGTTCGAGGCCTGGTTCCTCTCGGCGGCGCACGACGACGCCGCCCTGAACCGGATCGCCGAGGCGCTCCCCTCCGCGGCCCGCGCCGCCGCGTCCGCGACCCGCTGA
- the putP gene encoding sodium/proline symporter PutP produces the protein MNDQFWQIVSMAIYLVAMVVIGFMAHKRTTDFGDYMLGGRSLGPFVSALSAGAADMSGWLLMGLPGALYVSGLVEGWIAIGLLVGAWANWKFVAPRLRAYTQVSGDSITIPSFLGSRLKDDSNLLRLISGAIILIFFTLYVSSGMVAGGTFFETSFGMNYFVGMGLVAVVTVLYTLVGGFLAVSWTDVVQGMMMVVALVILPIVGIIHLGGPGAMVEAINAVDPKLLTWFEGGTPIGIISAIAWGLGYVGMPHVLVRFMALTSPAEAKAGRRIGIGWMLTATLGATLTAFVGIAIFRHDQAALPDPEGVFIALGQLLFHPLAAGFLLAAILAAIMSTVSSQLLVTSSALVEDIYRAFSTKPLTPSGGVWLGRIGVLIVAVVAAALAAQRNDTILGLVAFAWAGFGAGFGPTIVLSLYWRRLTAAGAAAGMVVGAVTVFVWKLVLNPLGGVFELYEILPAFALNLLVAVAVSLATHRPNPAVEREFDEALEIEHAG, from the coding sequence ATGAACGATCAGTTCTGGCAGATCGTGTCCATGGCCATCTACCTGGTGGCGATGGTCGTCATCGGCTTCATGGCCCACAAACGCACCACCGACTTCGGCGACTACATGCTCGGCGGCCGCTCGCTGGGCCCCTTCGTCTCGGCGCTGTCCGCCGGCGCCGCCGACATGTCCGGCTGGCTGCTGATGGGCCTGCCCGGCGCGCTGTACGTCAGCGGCCTGGTCGAGGGCTGGATCGCGATCGGCCTGCTCGTCGGCGCCTGGGCGAACTGGAAGTTCGTCGCGCCGCGGCTGCGCGCCTACACCCAGGTGTCCGGCGACTCGATCACCATCCCCTCGTTCCTCGGCTCGCGCCTCAAGGACGACTCCAACCTCCTGCGCCTGATCTCGGGCGCCATCATCCTGATCTTCTTCACCCTCTACGTGTCCTCCGGCATGGTCGCCGGCGGCACCTTCTTCGAGACGTCGTTCGGCATGAACTACTTCGTGGGGATGGGGCTGGTGGCCGTCGTCACCGTCCTGTACACCCTGGTCGGCGGGTTCCTGGCCGTCTCGTGGACCGACGTGGTGCAGGGGATGATGATGGTCGTCGCCCTGGTCATCCTGCCGATCGTGGGCATCATCCACCTGGGCGGCCCGGGCGCCATGGTGGAGGCGATCAACGCCGTCGACCCCAAGCTCCTGACCTGGTTCGAGGGCGGCACCCCGATCGGCATCATCTCCGCGATCGCGTGGGGGCTGGGCTACGTCGGCATGCCGCACGTGCTGGTCCGCTTCATGGCGCTGACGTCGCCCGCCGAGGCCAAGGCCGGACGCCGCATCGGCATCGGCTGGATGCTCACCGCCACACTCGGCGCCACCCTGACGGCGTTCGTCGGCATCGCGATCTTCCGGCACGACCAGGCCGCGCTGCCCGACCCCGAGGGCGTCTTCATCGCGCTGGGGCAGCTGCTGTTCCACCCGCTCGCGGCCGGCTTCCTGCTGGCGGCGATCCTGGCCGCGATCATGTCGACGGTCTCCTCGCAGCTGCTCGTGACGTCGTCGGCGCTGGTGGAGGACATCTACCGCGCCTTCTCCACCAAGCCCCTCACCCCGTCCGGCGGTGTATGGCTGGGCCGCATCGGCGTCCTGATCGTGGCGGTCGTCGCCGCCGCCCTGGCCGCCCAGCGCAACGACACCATCCTCGGGCTGGTGGCGTTCGCCTGGGCCGGCTTCGGCGCCGGCTTCGGCCCGACGATCGTGCTGAGCCTGTACTGGCGGCGCCTGACCGCGGCCGGCGCCGCTGCCGGCATGGTCGTCGGCGCGGTCACCGTGTTCGTGTGGAAGCTCGTGCTCAACCCGCTGGGCGGCGTCTTCGAGCTGTACGAGATCCTGCCCGCCTTCGCGCTGAACCTGCTGGTGGCCGTCGCCGTCTCGCTGGCGACCCACCGCCCGAACCCGGCCGTGGAACGCGAGTTCGACGAGGCGCTGGAGATCGAGCACGCGGGCTGA
- the hemB gene encoding porphobilinogen synthase: MTPVIRPRRLRATPALRDLVREARVHPSQLVLPVFVRDGLTEPAPISSLPGVRQHTLDSLRREAAAVAEAGLGGIMLFGVPDEADKDAAGSAGARADGILNRGLRAVRAEVGDATVVMADTCLDEFTDHGHCGVLDAAGRVDNDATLDAYVRLAVAQAEAGAHVVGPSGMMDGQVAAIRDSLDAAGHAEVAILAYSAKYASAFYGPFREAVGSSLQGDRRTYQQDPANRREGLREALLDLAEGADMVMVKPAMSYLDVLADVAAASDVPVAAYQVSGEYAMICAAAERGWLDRDAMLAETVTSIVRAGADIVLTYAALELAAR; the protein is encoded by the coding sequence ATGACCCCCGTGATCCGCCCCCGCCGGCTGCGCGCCACGCCCGCGCTGCGCGACCTGGTGCGCGAGGCGCGCGTCCACCCCAGCCAGCTGGTGCTGCCGGTGTTCGTGCGCGACGGGCTCACCGAGCCCGCGCCGATCTCCTCGCTGCCCGGCGTCCGGCAGCACACACTCGACTCGCTGCGCAGGGAGGCCGCCGCGGTCGCCGAGGCCGGGCTGGGCGGCATCATGCTGTTCGGCGTCCCGGACGAGGCCGACAAGGACGCCGCCGGCTCGGCCGGCGCGCGGGCCGACGGCATCCTGAACCGCGGGCTGCGCGCGGTGCGCGCCGAGGTCGGCGACGCGACCGTCGTCATGGCCGACACCTGCCTGGACGAGTTCACCGACCACGGCCACTGCGGCGTCCTGGACGCGGCAGGTCGGGTCGACAACGACGCCACCCTGGACGCCTACGTCCGGCTGGCCGTCGCGCAGGCCGAGGCCGGCGCGCACGTCGTCGGGCCGTCGGGGATGATGGACGGCCAGGTCGCCGCGATCCGCGACAGTCTGGACGCCGCCGGGCACGCCGAGGTGGCGATCCTGGCCTACTCGGCCAAGTACGCCTCCGCGTTCTACGGCCCCTTCCGCGAGGCCGTCGGCAGCTCGCTGCAGGGCGACCGACGCACCTACCAGCAGGATCCGGCGAACCGCCGCGAGGGGCTGCGCGAGGCGCTGCTCGACCTGGCCGAGGGCGCCGACATGGTGATGGTGAAGCCCGCGATGTCCTACCTGGACGTGCTCGCCGACGTCGCCGCGGCGTCCGACGTGCCGGTCGCGGCCTACCAGGTCTCGGGCGAGTACGCCATGATCTGCGCCGCCGCCGAGCGCGGCTGGCTCGACCGGGACGCCATGCTGGCCGAGACCGTCACCAGCATCGTCCGGGCCGGCGCCGACATCGTGCTGACCTACGCGGCGCTGGAACTCGCCGCCCGCTGA
- a CDS encoding uroporphyrinogen-III synthase, translating to MLLPRADGALADALRAAGADVDAVPVTRTEDLPFALPGTCDWVVLTSPTAVAVLAEADVELDMLGDAIAAVGSATAAAITELGYQVDLVPSGRSDAEALLAALLAAEPEGASAAIPGSALARPVLADGLAEAGWDVETVATYTTVPVDEPPATRPWADYDAVVLTAGSIAEAAAALLGIAPAGVAVIAFGEPTARAAAASGWTVTATAATQDAAGVLGALTAVLPKEPA from the coding sequence GTGCTGCTGCCGCGGGCCGACGGGGCCCTGGCCGACGCGCTCCGCGCCGCGGGCGCCGACGTGGACGCCGTCCCCGTCACCCGCACCGAGGACCTCCCCTTCGCGCTGCCCGGCACCTGCGACTGGGTGGTGCTCACCTCGCCGACCGCCGTCGCGGTGCTCGCCGAGGCCGACGTCGAGCTCGACATGCTGGGCGACGCGATCGCCGCGGTCGGGTCCGCCACCGCGGCCGCGATCACCGAGCTGGGGTACCAGGTCGACCTGGTTCCGAGCGGGCGCTCGGACGCCGAGGCCCTGCTCGCCGCCCTGCTGGCGGCCGAGCCCGAAGGCGCGTCCGCGGCGATCCCGGGCTCGGCGCTGGCGCGTCCGGTGCTGGCCGACGGCCTCGCCGAGGCGGGCTGGGACGTCGAGACCGTCGCCACCTACACCACCGTCCCGGTGGACGAACCGCCCGCGACCCGGCCGTGGGCCGACTACGACGCGGTCGTCCTCACCGCGGGGTCGATCGCCGAGGCCGCCGCGGCCCTGCTCGGCATCGCTCCGGCCGGGGTCGCCGTGATCGCGTTCGGCGAGCCGACCGCCCGGGCCGCCGCGGCGTCCGGCTGGACCGTCACCGCGACCGCCGCCACCCAGGACGCCGCGGGCGTGCTGGGCGCCCTGACCGCCGTCCTGCCGAAGGAGCCCGCATGA
- a CDS encoding protoporphyrinogen/coproporphyrinogen oxidase yields MTHREAIVVGGGVGGLQAAHTFARAGLAPLLLESRGTPGGLVFGAPVGGVWVDLGAESFAKRSREVAGLCADLGLEVVDPAGGSWVWSHRRRPGADPSEPAGHAIAIPHGVLGIPTDLDDPIVAALLSPAGLARARQDLTMGPEPGADAEDLAALVTARLGEEVLDRLVDPIAGGVHSAHPSRLAVDVVSPGLRAALAREGSLVRAAAAVRAAAPAGAVVSAASGGMFTLPRALATRIGELGGEVATRRVVTAIARDGDRWRVTHHAAGRAADPAAPPVATGETTVDTTSRLVIALDGRAALDLLRTVEGLDIGDWELPRGADLAQVCISLAEPRLDAGPRGSGLLVTPLAEGETRRVACKAITHYSLKWPAVVAGSGLHVLRVSYGRAGVPTPEPTLADALADASVLLGVDLREQDVAGHAVVHFPNSLPPQTPEHRARVAALAASLADHPGLAVTGAWFAGTGLAAVIPHATAVAQELS; encoded by the coding sequence ATGACGCACCGCGAGGCCATCGTCGTCGGCGGCGGCGTGGGGGGCCTGCAGGCGGCCCACACGTTCGCCCGGGCCGGGCTGGCTCCCCTGCTGCTGGAGTCCCGCGGCACGCCCGGCGGGCTGGTCTTCGGTGCCCCCGTCGGCGGGGTGTGGGTCGACCTGGGTGCCGAATCGTTCGCCAAGCGCTCCCGCGAGGTCGCCGGCCTCTGCGCCGACCTCGGCCTCGAGGTGGTCGACCCGGCCGGCGGCTCGTGGGTCTGGTCGCACCGGCGGCGTCCGGGCGCGGACCCGAGCGAACCGGCGGGGCACGCCATCGCGATCCCGCACGGCGTGCTGGGGATCCCGACCGACCTGGACGACCCCATCGTCGCCGCGCTGCTGTCGCCGGCCGGGCTCGCCCGCGCCCGCCAGGACCTGACGATGGGCCCCGAGCCGGGCGCGGACGCCGAGGACCTCGCGGCGCTGGTCACGGCCCGGTTGGGCGAGGAGGTGCTGGACCGGCTCGTCGACCCGATCGCGGGCGGCGTCCACTCGGCCCACCCCTCCCGGCTCGCGGTCGACGTCGTCTCTCCCGGGCTGCGCGCGGCGCTGGCCCGGGAGGGCTCGCTGGTGCGCGCGGCCGCCGCGGTTCGCGCCGCCGCGCCCGCCGGCGCCGTCGTGTCGGCCGCCTCCGGCGGCATGTTCACCCTGCCCCGCGCCCTGGCGACCCGGATCGGCGAGCTGGGCGGCGAGGTCGCCACCCGGCGCGTCGTGACCGCGATCGCCCGCGACGGGGACCGGTGGCGCGTGACGCACCACGCCGCCGGCCGCGCCGCCGACCCCGCCGCGCCGCCGGTCGCCACCGGCGAGACCACCGTCGACACCACGTCCCGCCTCGTCATCGCGCTGGACGGCCGCGCGGCGCTCGACCTCCTCCGCACCGTCGAGGGCCTGGACATCGGCGACTGGGAACTCCCCCGCGGCGCCGACCTGGCCCAGGTCTGCATCAGCCTGGCCGAGCCCCGCCTCGACGCCGGGCCGCGCGGCTCGGGCCTGCTCGTCACCCCGCTCGCCGAGGGCGAGACCCGCCGGGTCGCCTGCAAGGCCATCACCCACTACTCGCTCAAATGGCCCGCGGTCGTCGCCGGGTCGGGGCTGCACGTCCTGCGCGTCAGCTACGGCCGCGCGGGCGTCCCGACGCCCGAGCCGACGCTGGCCGACGCCCTCGCCGATGCGTCCGTGCTGCTGGGCGTGGACCTGCGCGAGCAGGACGTCGCGGGGCACGCGGTCGTGCACTTCCCCAACTCGCTGCCGCCGCAGACCCCCGAGCACCGCGCCCGCGTCGCCGCGCTCGCCGCGTCCCTGGCCGATCATCCCGGCCTGGCCGTCACCGGCGCCTGGTTCGCCGGCACCGGGCTGGCCGCCGTCATCCCGCACGCCACCGCCGTCGCACAGGAGCTGTCATGA